The Christiangramia forsetii KT0803 DNA segment GTTTGACAGAAATGAAAATGGAGAAGTACTAATAGGTGATAATGGTTTCCCTTTGGTAAATCCGGAAGACGGTGTTATAGGAGATCCTACACCAGATTTTAATATTGGTGTAAGAAATACCTTTTCATATAAGAACTTTTCATTATCTGCTTTGCTAGATATACGTGAAGGTGGCGATGTATGGTGTGGTACTTGTGGGATTATAGATTACTTTGGTACTTCCCAAAAAACAGCCGAGCAACGTGAAATTACAGATTTCGTGTTCGATGGAGTAAATGCGAATACTGGAGAAACAAACACTCAAGAGGTAGCATTGGCCAATCCTGAAAACGGACTTGGTTCATATCGATGGGTACGTTACGGTTTTGGTGGAGTTTCAGAAGACTATATTTATGACTCTTCATGGGTTAGGTTAAGAGAAGCTTCTCTAACCTATAGATTACCATCGGTTCTTTTAGACAATTCATTCCTTACAGGTGGTTCCTTAACTGCGTCTGCAAGAAATCTCTTTGTTATCACAGATTATCCGGGAATTGATCCTGAAACAAACTTAACCGGAGCTTCCAACGGAGTTGGCCTGGATTACTTTAACCAGCCAAACACTAAAAGTTATGCACTAACGGTCAAACTTAATTTTTAATTAAAGTACAATATGAAATATTATAAATTAACAGCAGTATTTTTCACGGTCTTATTCAGTATGTCACTACTGGTTTCCTGTGAATATGACGACGTAAACCAGGATCCTACAAGACCTGGTGGAGAAAGCGTTCCACTGGTAGCTATTGTTCCAGCTATGCAAACACAAACTCACAGAAATATTGGCGCCGTCTTAGGCCGATATGGTGGGATTATAATGCAGCAATGGCAGGGATTTGACGCGCAGCAGTTACAATATACATCTTATGTAATCGGAGAGAATGACACCAACAACCCATGGGATTTTGGACTATACACAGGTTCTATGAGAGATGCTGCCGATATTATTGAAAGAGCAACCGCTACGGAGGCTCCCAATACCAGAGGTTTAGCAAAAATCTATATGGCTATTAATTTAGGTGTCGCTACGAATGTATGGGGTGATGTTCCTTATTCCGAAGCATTTATGGGAGAGGAAAATTTAACTCCTAAGTATGACGATCAGGAGGAACTTTACGGAGTTTTACAAACTTTACTTTCTGAAGCTATCACCGATCTGGAAGCTGAAGATCCGGCAGGAATTCAGGGTGACCTGATTGGTGGAAGTAATGATCAATGGATCGCTACAGCCCATGCACTAAAAGCTCGTTTTTATATTCAGCAAACCAGTGTTAAAAGTGATGCTGCCCAACAGGCACTAACAGAAGCTCAAATGGCTATGGAAAGTAATGGTGGACAGCTTGACTTCATGTGGGAAAATACCCAAAATGGTGGGCACCCACTTGCCTTATTTGGGTTTCAAAGACCAAACACCATGATCATCGGTGATTTCTTTGCAGATCTAATGATGGAAGACCCTCGTATGGATTTATATATGACTCCAGATGAAGGTGATCTATTTTTATATTTCGATGCTTCTAATCCAAATCTATTTTGGGCAAAATTAGATAGCCCTTCTCCAGTAATTAGCTACTCTGAGTTGAAATTTATCGAAGCAGAAGCTCTCGAAAGAACGGGTGGAGACGGTAGTGAAGCTTTAGAAGAAGCAATTCGAGCAAATTTAGCATATTTAGGTGTTTCTGCTGGAGATACAGAAGACTATATAGGCAGCGTAGGAGATGCAAGTATCGAAACCATTATTATTGAAAAATACAAAGCAATGTATGGTCAGGCTCCAATCCAGGTTTGGAATGATTATAGAAGAACGGGCTTTCCTGATATTACTCCAGATCCAAACGGTGAAAATGGAAATGATCCCTCTGGAATAATACCAAGAAGACTATTATATCCAATCTCTGAAAGACAATCTAATCCAGATGCCTATCAAGCAGCTATAGATGCCCAGGGTGGTCACTTGTTGGATGATGATATTTGGGTATTTCCAAGAAATTAAGTAGGGTTTAATTGACAGTAATAGAAAAAACCACCCCTAACCGGGTGGTTTTTTTATTCTCTAAAATTAAACTTCAGGATTATTATAAATATTAACTTTGCGGTATGGAAGAAACAACTAGGATTTTTGGAATTAGAACTGTTATTGAAGCTATAGATAGCAAGAAAGACATCGAAAAGGTGTTTATTCAAAAAGACCTTTCCGGACCTTTATTTAAGGAATTGAACCGAAACCTTAAAGAAGGTAATTACAATATTTCTTATGTCCCTGTTGAAAAGCTAAACAAACTTAGCAAAAATGGAAATCATCAGGGTGTTGTAGCGAATATTTCTCCTATCGGTTTCGTGAGCCTCGAAAAGTTAGTCGAAGATTCGCAAAAATCTTCCACTACCCCATTATTTGTTTTGTTAGACGGAATAACCGACGTTAGAAATTTTGGTGCAATTATTAGAACTGCAGAATGCTGTGGTGTTACCGGGATTATTATTCAGGAAAAAGGATCTGCTCCTATTAATGCCGATACGGTAAAAACTTCAGCTGGAGCAGTATTTAATATTCCTATTTGTAAAGTAAACCATATCAAAGATGCTGTTTTTCATCTTCAGACTTATGATATTAAACTCATTGCGGCTACTGAAAAAACCGATGATGTTATTTTCGATATAGACCTAAAACAACCAATTGCTATTATCATGGGTGATGAAGCTAAAGGTATTTCAAATTCCATATTAAAATCTGTAGATTACAAAGCTAAACTTCCAATGCTAGGGAGTATAGCTTCCTTGAATGTTTCTGTCGCCTGTGGGGCATTTTTGTATGAGGCGGTGAGACAACGAATCTAATCTTTTTCTGGATTTTCTTTATAGATATAATTATATTGACTCTCTTCATCCTCCTCTTCTTCTATTGGTAAATTTTCGATGAAATTTCCGTTTTCATCAAAATGTCTCATAAAGAGATCATCTTCTTCAGAATAATCGGGCTGTTGCCAGGAATATTTCGGTGGTTCGGGAATATTCTTTCTGAAAACTAGAGAGAGTGCAAATCCACTTAGAAGACCTGACAGATGACCTTCCCAGGAGATAGATGGATCTATTGGTGTTACATACCAGACTAATCCGCCATAGATAAAAACAACAATCAATGACAAGGCAACCAGCCTGTAATGTTTTGAAAAAACACCTTTAAAGAAAAGGAATCCAGCAAGTAAATAGATAATCCCACTGGCGCCAATATGATTTGCAGGCCTACCAATTAACCATGTAAGCAACCCGGTTGAAAGAAGACCAATGAGAAGCACCTTCCAGCTTATAGGCCTGTAGAAATAGAAAAGTGCCAGAGATAATATAAATATCGGAATGGTGTTATTAAAAAGGTGCTTTATATCTGAATGAATGAAAGGTGAAAATATAATTCCGCGTAAACCCACAATTTCTCCAGGTCTAACACCATAAGAATTAAATTTAACTCCAAACCGAACTTCTATCCAGAAAACTATCCAGATGAGAAGTACAAATAAAAGCGGATATGCTATGGTCCCGCTCGTAAAAACAAAAGGTGAGGAAGTTTTCAAATTTTCTCCAATTTTAATTAATATTACAAAAAACCATCCAAACTAGAATGGATGTAATACTGTCACATTTTTATTGCTATGAATCAACCACTGGCCGAAAGACTCCGCCCAAAAACACTCGAAGATTATTTGAGTCAGCAACATCTTATTGGAAAAAATGGTGCTCTTAAACAACAAATTCAGCAGGGAATAATTCCGTCTATGATCTTTTGGGGCCCACCGGGTGTTGGAAAAACTACGCTGGCCAATATCATAGCAACAGAGTCCGGGAGACCATTCTTCACCTTAAGTGCAATTAGCAGTGGCGTAAAAGATGTACGCGAAGTAATTGAAAAAGCTAAAAAGAGTGAAGGTCTGTTTACGACAAAAAGTCCTATTCTATTTATAGATGAAATACACCGTTTTAGCAAATCTCAACAAGATTCTCTTCTAGGAGCTGTTGAAAAAGGATGGGTGACTCTCATAGGTGCGACAACCGAAAATCCGAGTTTTGAAGTGATTTCGGCTTTATTATCCAGATGTCAGGTTTATATTCTAAAGCCATTCTCAAAAGAAGATCTAATTGCGTTACTACAAAGGGCTATTAAAGAGGATAAAAGCATCGCTTCAAAAAATGTAAAGCTGAAAGAAACTGAAGCTTTACTTAGATTAAGTGGCGGAGATGCCAGAAAACTACTTAATATTTTTGAACTTCTGGTAACCTCAGCAGAAAAGAATGTAGAAATCACCAATGATCTGGTGCTATCAAAAGTTCAGCAAAACACGGTATTATATGATAAGACCGGTGAACAACATTATGATATTATTTCTGCCTTTATAAAATCTATCAGGGGAAGTGATCCCAATGCGGCTGTTTACTGGCTCGCCAGAATGATAGAAGGTGGTGAGGATGTAAAGTTTATAGCGCGTAGATTATTGATCCTGGCCAGTGAAGATATTGGAAATGCAAACCCCACTGCCCTGGTAATTGCAAATAATTCTTTTCAAGCTGTAAATACCATTGGTTATCCTGAAGCAAGAATCATTCTTAGCCAGTGTGTTACTTATCTTGCAACTTCTCCTAAAAGTAATGCCGCTTATAAGGCAATTAATGAGGCTCAAAGCCTGGTTAAAAAAACCGGTAACCTCTCTGTGCCATTAGCAATTAGAAATGCTCCTACAAAGCTTATGAAAGATATTGGCTATGGGAAAGACTATAAGTATGCCCATAATCACGAAGGAAATTTTGTGGCAGCAGAATTTATGCCGGATGAAGTTAGAAATACTACTTTATACAAGCCCGGAAATAACCAGCGGGAAAATGCCCAGCGTGAATTTCTAAGAAAAAGATGGCAAAAGAAATATGGGTATTAATCGTTCAGCTCATAAGTTAGAACGACCATTTTATCTTCTTGTTTATTGAAATATTCAACTATAAGATTAGCATTTTTATCAAAATAAGCTACGCCCTGATTGGTCAATGAATTATAAATATAACTCTTCCCTCCACTAGTTTTAATCAAAATAGCTATTGGATCTGAAGAGTTCTCTTGAAATAATCCAAGTCCTTGCGGTGTTTCTTTCAGACTATAATTTTTTCCTGAATAACTATATTCTCCCTGTCCATTTTCTTTTTTCTCCACCTCAACTGCTACCTCAGGTTCTTCTTCTATAATCTCATCTTCTTCCGTTTCAACACTGTCTTTTACTGCGGACTTCTCTACTACCGGTTCTTTTACAGGAACCGGAGCAGCTGCCACCTCCTTTTCTGAAGATTCCCTGGCAATATTAGTATTTTCAACGTAGTTATAATCAACTTCTTCTACTGAACTGAATGCATCTCTCAAGGCTTCATGATAAGCTGTCTTAAAGTCCTTCTCGCGAGTTGTTCCTTCCCTGGTTTCAAAGACTACGTTATTTCCACAATCAATCAACTGAAGTGTGAGTTTAGTAACAAACAGGCTGGAGTTATTTACAACATTGGTATTTAACCCCAGGCAAGGATTATTTCTGAGATCCTCCGGTTTATCTTCAGTTTTCATGACCGTATTAAAACCATACTTTTCGAAAAGAAACTTAGTTAATGAATTCAATCTGTATTGATCAACTTCGTCAGTAAACTCAAAGCTTTCCGGAACAATAATATATTTATAATTATTCAAGTCCTGAGCCGAAGCCATAATTACAAATCCAAAAATAAATATGCCTGTAAGTAATGTTTTCATAAATCTTTAAATATAAATTGTAGCCCCAACTGTAGTGAAGCACTATTCGCTTTTGCCAAATTAGTATAACCCATTATATCATTCGCTGCAAGATAGATATTAAAATTCTTAAAACGAGAAGAAACCATCGCTCCAAGTTTTGTTAATGAAAATTCATCTACTGCATAAGCGAGACGAAATCTTAAATTATCGTTTACCTTTCTATCCCAATATGCAGTAACTCCATAAGTAGGGCCTTTAGGTCTATTAACTCCTGAAATAAGCATGCCAAACAGATTCATAAATCTGGGTCGCTTACTTATAAGATAATCACAGGGCAGAATAGACTTTCCTGTTCCAAATTCAAAAGAAGCGTTAAATTTTAAAGGACGCCAGGTAGTATATTCATTGGCTGTAGTCTCATCCCTGAGATTTGCATCTAGCCTCTCTTCAAAAACATCCCAATATGGAATGGCACTTTCGCTTCCATCGAGCTCAGGAAATAAAGGCTCCAATCCATTGGTTTGGAATGAACCAAAATAATTGCTGTTTTCAAGATCTTTCTGATGGAACATCAAACCAAGATCCTGAACAGATCCATTTATAGAAAACTGATCCGTTACTCTATAATTGAATCCAAGATCTATCCCAACTCCTACATTCTGACCTAAGAGTGACCTGCTCAAAAGATCTGCCACTGCGCCATCGACGGTAATACTATCTTTTACTTTCAAAGACGCATATCCTGAAGTATTTACAATAACATTTAACCCGTCTACTTCATGCCGATAAAAATTAGGGCCGTTTGGTGTTTGTACGGTTCTAAATACACCTTCATTGCCGGTGCTCTCAGCGTTGAATATTCCTGAATACAATTTCAATCTTCCACCAACCGTCAATTTTCTGTCTACTTTATAATTGAAACCGGCATGATATACGGCTAGTACCTCCCCGGTAAAACTAACATCTGAAAAATTAAAATCCTGGTTTATATAGTCTGCATTCCCTTCAAAAGCGAGAACTGCAGGATCCTTTGGGAAATAAGCAAAAACATCAAGCTCCTGATAAATACCTGCGGAAAAATAGCCTTTATTTCCTATCTTCCAGCCTAAAGACAGGATCTCCATTTGCTCATTAATAGAAAAGTAATCCCCCGCCGTGATAGTATTCATCACATTCCGGACTCTTTCATTCACATTCCCATTTTCATCAGAAAATATATCATGTGCTGTAACTCCCGTGGAGCCAGCAGATAAATGAAGCTGTGAAAAAAATGGGATTCCAAAATGCCTGGTAAAATCTATTCTAGCTCCGGGGTTTTGTAGTAGAGACTGCGGTAAATCATCAACATTGTATAGCAATGGCCTATTTTGACCAAAACTAAATGTTGAAATTAAAAGGAATAAGATTAGGACAATCTTCCGCATACTAAAATTCAAACTTGAAAAGACCTTTAGATGAAAAATCTAATTCACCTTCAATATCTTTTCCACCATCAATCATTTCCAGTTCTACCAGCATATTTATAGACCTCCTGACTTTTCCAATATCATTACCCGAAACTACGTGAATGGTATCAACAATCGTTGGTGAATCATTAGACCCTGGTGGAATATCGTAGTTTACAGAAAATTGCGTTCTGTCATTTTCAGATAAAAACCTGATACTACTTTTAATTAAATATGGAAACCTGTTTTCATGTCGAAACCTAAATTCAGCATGCATTAGACCATCCTGAGTATAATCATCATCCAAAAATTCCAATCTCACAGTATCTCTAATTACCGGAGTAAATGCATTTGTTTCTGAATCTTCAAAATCTGTCTCATTTATTGTATAAAATAAAAGATCAGCTTCAAGATCTGGTGCCAATTTAATATCCTGGGCCTGCTCAAAATCTACATCCTTGAAACAGGAGGTCATCAAAAAACTAAAAGCAGCTACAAGTAATGGTATTTTCTGAAGCTTATAATGAAACATGAATGGACTTTCTTTAGCAAACGAAATTACTTTTTCTTTAGTATTATAAATAATTTAGAAGTTCTTTTAACTTTTGAATTTTAGGATACTGATTATAAATTGATTGCGTCTTCGGGCTGAGATGAATTACGTGCATACCAAATTCATGAGCACCAATTATATCAGCTTCAAGATTATCACCAATCATTACCGAATTTGATGCCTGAGCCCCACTCTTTTTCAGTGCCTTTTCAAAAATAAGTGGATGTGGTTTTTTTACACCGGCATCTTCTGAAGTGGTTATAGTTTCAAAATAATCTAAAATAGCGGAATTCCGCATTTTCTTATGCTGAACCTCCTCAAAGCCATTGGTTATAATATGTAACTTATAATTCCGACTCAAATGATCCAGTATTTCAAGACTCCCCTCCAGTAAATGATTATTATTAGGAAGATATTCAATATAGTTATCAGCGATTATATTGATAGTTGTATCCTGGGCATCAAATTTTAAACTATCAAAACTATCTTTAAGTCTTCCATACCTCAATACTTCCTTTGTAACTGAATTGTTTCTGTAACGCTCCCAGTATTTGAAGTTTATCGGCATATAGACCTGAAGAAAATCATCTACATTCAATTCGATTTTTTGCTTTTCAAACACTTCCTTAAATGCTAATGCTGAATTACGGTCAAAGTCCCATAAAGTATGATCAAGATCAAAAAAAACGTGTTTTATATTAGTCAATTTCATGTATCTGCTTTAAAAGAGAATAGTGCAACTTATTATCGGCATAATCTGAAAAATCATGATTACTGAATA contains these protein-coding regions:
- a CDS encoding SusD/RagB family nutrient-binding outer membrane lipoprotein, giving the protein MKYYKLTAVFFTVLFSMSLLVSCEYDDVNQDPTRPGGESVPLVAIVPAMQTQTHRNIGAVLGRYGGIIMQQWQGFDAQQLQYTSYVIGENDTNNPWDFGLYTGSMRDAADIIERATATEAPNTRGLAKIYMAINLGVATNVWGDVPYSEAFMGEENLTPKYDDQEELYGVLQTLLSEAITDLEAEDPAGIQGDLIGGSNDQWIATAHALKARFYIQQTSVKSDAAQQALTEAQMAMESNGGQLDFMWENTQNGGHPLALFGFQRPNTMIIGDFFADLMMEDPRMDLYMTPDEGDLFLYFDASNPNLFWAKLDSPSPVISYSELKFIEAEALERTGGDGSEALEEAIRANLAYLGVSAGDTEDYIGSVGDASIETIIIEKYKAMYGQAPIQVWNDYRRTGFPDITPDPNGENGNDPSGIIPRRLLYPISERQSNPDAYQAAIDAQGGHLLDDDIWVFPRN
- the rlmB gene encoding 23S rRNA (guanosine(2251)-2'-O)-methyltransferase RlmB, whose amino-acid sequence is MEETTRIFGIRTVIEAIDSKKDIEKVFIQKDLSGPLFKELNRNLKEGNYNISYVPVEKLNKLSKNGNHQGVVANISPIGFVSLEKLVEDSQKSSTTPLFVLLDGITDVRNFGAIIRTAECCGVTGIIIQEKGSAPINADTVKTSAGAVFNIPICKVNHIKDAVFHLQTYDIKLIAATEKTDDVIFDIDLKQPIAIIMGDEAKGISNSILKSVDYKAKLPMLGSIASLNVSVACGAFLYEAVRQRI
- a CDS encoding rhomboid family intramembrane serine protease; translated protein: MKTSSPFVFTSGTIAYPLLFVLLIWIVFWIEVRFGVKFNSYGVRPGEIVGLRGIIFSPFIHSDIKHLFNNTIPIFILSLALFYFYRPISWKVLLIGLLSTGLLTWLIGRPANHIGASGIIYLLAGFLFFKGVFSKHYRLVALSLIVVFIYGGLVWYVTPIDPSISWEGHLSGLLSGFALSLVFRKNIPEPPKYSWQQPDYSEEDDLFMRHFDENGNFIENLPIEEEEDEESQYNYIYKENPEKD
- a CDS encoding replication-associated recombination protein A, translated to MNQPLAERLRPKTLEDYLSQQHLIGKNGALKQQIQQGIIPSMIFWGPPGVGKTTLANIIATESGRPFFTLSAISSGVKDVREVIEKAKKSEGLFTTKSPILFIDEIHRFSKSQQDSLLGAVEKGWVTLIGATTENPSFEVISALLSRCQVYILKPFSKEDLIALLQRAIKEDKSIASKNVKLKETEALLRLSGGDARKLLNIFELLVTSAEKNVEITNDLVLSKVQQNTVLYDKTGEQHYDIISAFIKSIRGSDPNAAVYWLARMIEGGEDVKFIARRLLILASEDIGNANPTALVIANNSFQAVNTIGYPEARIILSQCVTYLATSPKSNAAYKAINEAQSLVKKTGNLSVPLAIRNAPTKLMKDIGYGKDYKYAHNHEGNFVAAEFMPDEVRNTTLYKPGNNQRENAQREFLRKRWQKKYGY
- a CDS encoding DUF5723 family protein — translated: MRKIVLILFLLISTFSFGQNRPLLYNVDDLPQSLLQNPGARIDFTRHFGIPFFSQLHLSAGSTGVTAHDIFSDENGNVNERVRNVMNTITAGDYFSINEQMEILSLGWKIGNKGYFSAGIYQELDVFAYFPKDPAVLAFEGNADYINQDFNFSDVSFTGEVLAVYHAGFNYKVDRKLTVGGRLKLYSGIFNAESTGNEGVFRTVQTPNGPNFYRHEVDGLNVIVNTSGYASLKVKDSITVDGAVADLLSRSLLGQNVGVGIDLGFNYRVTDQFSINGSVQDLGLMFHQKDLENSNYFGSFQTNGLEPLFPELDGSESAIPYWDVFEERLDANLRDETTANEYTTWRPLKFNASFEFGTGKSILPCDYLISKRPRFMNLFGMLISGVNRPKGPTYGVTAYWDRKVNDNLRFRLAYAVDEFSLTKLGAMVSSRFKNFNIYLAANDIMGYTNLAKANSASLQLGLQFIFKDL
- a CDS encoding YjjG family noncanonical pyrimidine nucleotidase, which produces MKLTNIKHVFFDLDHTLWDFDRNSALAFKEVFEKQKIELNVDDFLQVYMPINFKYWERYRNNSVTKEVLRYGRLKDSFDSLKFDAQDTTINIIADNYIEYLPNNNHLLEGSLEILDHLSRNYKLHIITNGFEEVQHKKMRNSAILDYFETITTSEDAGVKKPHPLIFEKALKKSGAQASNSVMIGDNLEADIIGAHEFGMHVIHLSPKTQSIYNQYPKIQKLKELLNYL